The proteins below come from a single Blattabacterium cuenoti genomic window:
- the aroB gene encoding 3-dehydroquinate synthase: MNNYKTKIFFNEEAYERLKIYLLDNIFSANDLFILVDNITNKYCLPRLLYYIDFLKKSNIIHIKNGEEKKNIYTCIEICKEIEKYKGTRNSLIINLGGGVLTDIGGFTASIFKRGIRYINIPTTLLGMVDAAIGYKTGVNLNSIKNELGTFYIPELLIIDTNFLKTLPDKEIISGMAEMFKHGLIWDKSFWKEMKENYFYIKNKNFSDKKNYLIKRSIEIKIEIVHKDPKEKGLRKILNFGHTIGHALESFFLNKKKIMHGVAIANGIIYESWISYKENKLSIENYNEIKSTLMNFYPIKKGFIDSEIKELINIMKHDKKNEKMDFQFSLLNKIGSCSYNCKIDNSIIKKSFIKLK; the protein is encoded by the coding sequence TTAAAAATATATTTACTTGATAATATTTTTTCTGCAAATGATTTATTTATTTTAGTAGATAACATAACTAACAAATATTGTCTTCCTAGACTTTTATATTACATAGATTTTTTGAAAAAATCTAATATTATTCATATTAAAAATGGAGAAGAAAAAAAAAATATATATACATGTATTGAAATATGTAAAGAAATAGAAAAATATAAAGGTACTAGAAATAGTTTGATAATTAATTTAGGGGGTGGAGTTTTAACAGATATAGGTGGATTTACAGCATCCATATTTAAAAGAGGAATCCGTTATATAAATATTCCCACTACTTTGTTAGGAATGGTTGATGCAGCTATAGGATATAAAACTGGAGTTAATCTAAACTCCATTAAAAATGAATTAGGAACTTTTTATATTCCAGAACTATTAATTATAGATACTAATTTTTTAAAAACACTTCCAGATAAAGAAATTATATCTGGGATGGCTGAAATGTTTAAACATGGATTAATATGGGATAAATCTTTTTGGAAAGAAATGAAGGAAAATTATTTTTATATAAAAAATAAAAATTTTTCTGATAAAAAAAATTATTTAATTAAAAGATCTATTGAAATAAAAATAGAAATTGTTCATAAAGATCCAAAAGAAAAAGGATTAAGAAAAATTCTTAATTTTGGACATACTATTGGACATGCCTTAGAAAGTTTTTTTTTGAATAAAAAAAAAATTATGCATGGAGTAGCTATAGCAAATGGAATTATTTACGAGTCATGGATATCTTATAAAGAAAATAAATTATCCATAGAAAATTATAACGAAATAAAGTCAACTTTAATGAATTTTTATCCAATAAAAAAAGGATTTATAGATTCAGAAATTAAAGAATTGATTAATATAATGAAACATGATAAAAAAAATGAAAAAATGGATTTTCAATTTTCATTATTGAATAAAATTGGTTCATGTTCTTATAATTGTAAAATTGATAATTCTATTATTAAAAAAAGTTTTATCAAACTTAAATGA
- the gyrA gene encoding DNA gyrase subunit A, whose translation MSEGEKLISINIEDEMKSSYIDYSMSVIVSRALPDVRDGLKPVHRRVLYGMYQLGILSTSTYKKSARIVGEVLGKYHPHGDISVYDTMVRMAQKWTLRYPLIDGQGNFGSIDSDPPAAMRYTEVKMKKIAEEMLSDLRKDTVDMQLNFDDSLEEPNVLPTKIPNLLINGSSGIAVGLATNIPPHNLKETIDAICYYIDNNDLSIEQIMKYIKAPDFPTGGVIYGYEGVKNYFYTGKGRIVLRAKIHFEEIQGRQCIVVDEIPYQVNKSDMISKTIELVKNGKMDGIYQIRDESDRNGLRIVYFLKQNTDSNILLNKLFKYTSLQTNFNVNIIALVHGKPLQLNIKDLIENFLHHRHDIIIRRTKYELKKYKYRIHILKGFLKILNRLNDLIPIVINSTNKNDANEKLIKKFELSNEQSKSVLDLRLQNLTSLEQKKIKQEYEDLIKKTSFLEKILIQDSIRKEIIKEELLEIRKKYQDYRRTFIDYSGNEKNLSLENLIENKQVVITISNAGYIKRTYLSEYKLQGRGGVGNRGAIARESDYFKHLLIANNHQYLLFFTEKGKCFWLRVYEIPEGSKISKGRAIQNIINLQEDDKVNAYILTGDLADKQYIKDYYVMMVTKKGIIKKTSLYNYSRPRKYGIKAIMIRKGDSLLEAILTKGDSHVFIALKSGKIIRFSEKKVRSTGRNSYGVIGINFSEDKKDMVIGMICVEQKNKDKGSLLVVSEKGFGKRSLLKDYRLTNRGGKGIKTINITKKTGKLLSIKYVEKDDDLMIIKKSGIIIRISISDIRVMGRSTQGVRLINLKNYESIADVAKVYKLKNNFMN comes from the coding sequence ATGAGTGAAGGAGAAAAATTGATTTCAATTAATATTGAAGATGAAATGAAATCCTCTTATATAGATTACTCCATGTCAGTAATTGTTTCTAGAGCTTTACCGGATGTTAGAGATGGATTAAAACCAGTACATAGAAGAGTTCTTTACGGTATGTATCAATTGGGTATACTATCCACTAGTACTTATAAAAAATCTGCGCGTATTGTAGGTGAAGTATTGGGAAAATATCATCCACATGGAGATATTTCGGTTTATGATACTATGGTACGAATGGCGCAAAAATGGACTTTACGTTATCCATTGATAGATGGACAAGGAAATTTCGGATCTATAGATTCGGATCCACCAGCTGCTATGCGGTATACTGAAGTAAAAATGAAAAAAATTGCAGAAGAAATGTTATCAGATCTAAGAAAAGATACTGTGGATATGCAATTAAATTTTGATGATTCTTTAGAAGAACCTAATGTTTTACCAACAAAAATTCCAAATTTATTAATCAATGGATCATCTGGAATTGCTGTTGGATTAGCAACTAATATTCCACCCCATAATTTAAAAGAAACTATAGATGCTATTTGTTATTACATAGATAATAATGATTTATCTATAGAACAAATTATGAAATATATTAAAGCTCCTGATTTTCCAACAGGAGGAGTCATATATGGATATGAGGGAGTAAAAAATTATTTTTATACAGGAAAAGGAAGAATTGTTTTACGTGCTAAAATACATTTTGAGGAAATACAAGGTAGACAGTGCATAGTTGTAGATGAAATCCCTTACCAAGTTAACAAATCAGATATGATTTCTAAAACTATAGAATTAGTAAAAAATGGTAAAATGGATGGAATTTATCAAATTCGTGACGAGTCAGATAGAAATGGATTACGTATTGTTTATTTTCTAAAACAGAATACAGATTCAAATATTTTATTAAATAAGTTATTTAAATATACTTCTTTACAAACTAATTTTAATGTTAATATAATTGCATTAGTTCATGGTAAACCATTACAATTAAATATAAAAGATCTTATTGAAAATTTTTTACATCATAGGCATGATATAATTATTCGTAGAACAAAATATGAATTAAAAAAATATAAATATCGTATACATATATTGAAAGGATTTTTGAAAATATTAAATCGTTTGAATGATTTAATCCCAATAGTAATAAATTCTACAAATAAAAATGATGCTAATGAAAAATTGATCAAAAAATTTGAATTATCGAATGAACAATCAAAATCTGTTTTAGATTTAAGATTACAAAATCTTACTTCCTTAGAACAAAAAAAAATAAAACAAGAATATGAAGATTTAATAAAAAAAACTTCGTTTTTGGAAAAAATTTTAATTCAAGATTCTATAAGAAAAGAAATTATTAAAGAAGAACTTTTGGAAATCAGAAAAAAATATCAGGATTATCGTCGGACTTTCATAGATTATTCAGGAAATGAAAAAAATTTAAGTTTAGAAAATTTAATTGAAAATAAACAAGTAGTTATAACTATATCTAATGCTGGATATATTAAAAGAACATATTTATCAGAATATAAACTTCAAGGTAGAGGAGGTGTAGGAAATAGAGGTGCTATTGCAAGAGAATCAGATTACTTTAAACATCTTTTAATTGCAAATAATCATCAATATTTACTTTTTTTTACAGAAAAAGGAAAATGTTTTTGGTTAAGAGTTTATGAAATTCCAGAAGGATCTAAAATTTCTAAAGGTAGAGCCATACAAAATATTATTAATTTACAAGAAGATGATAAAGTTAATGCTTATATTTTAACCGGAGATCTTGCTGATAAACAGTATATTAAAGACTATTATGTTATGATGGTAACTAAAAAAGGAATTATAAAAAAAACTTCGTTATATAATTATTCTCGTCCTAGAAAATATGGGATAAAAGCTATAATGATTCGAAAAGGTGATTCTTTATTAGAAGCTATTTTAACTAAAGGAGATAGTCATGTTTTTATTGCATTAAAAAGTGGAAAAATAATCCGTTTTTCTGAAAAAAAAGTTAGATCTACTGGAAGAAATTCTTATGGAGTAATAGGTATTAATTTTTCGGAAGATAAAAAAGATATGGTAATTGGAATGATATGTGTTGAACAAAAAAATAAAGATAAAGGCTCTTTATTAGTAGTTTCTGAAAAAGGATTTGGAAAAAGATCACTTTTAAAAGACTATCGATTAACTAATCGCGGAGGAAAAGGGATAAAAACAATAAATATTACCAAAAAAACTGGAAAATTACTTTCTATTAAATATGTAGAAAAAGATGATGATCTAATGATTATAAAAAAATCAGGAATTATTATTCGTATTTCTATATCAGATATTAGAGTAATGGGGCGATCTACGCAAGGAGTAAGGTTAATTAATTTGAAAAATTATGAATCCATAGCAGATGTAGCGAAAGTTTATAAACTAAAAAATAATTTTATGAATTAA
- the surE gene encoding 5'/3'-nucleotidase SurE: MKRRPIILVTNDDGIYAPGIRALVHMMNTLGEVYVIAPNQHKSGISHAITMDTILYCESVKIDNGIQKEWKCSGTPVDCVKIAINNILPKKPDICVSGINHGSNSSINVIYSGTLSAVIEAGIYGIPAIGFSLLDTQWNKDFYYISSLKEEICKIVKKVINYYDSNKIIILNVNIPKLEKKKKIKGIKICKQAKSKWKGFFERRTNPRGKNYYWLSGNFIVDNHQIDNTDDEWALNNGYISIVPIKFDFTDYSLLELLNSWNLIILFIYFIRNF, translated from the coding sequence ATAAAAAGAAGGCCAATTATTCTAGTAACTAATGATGACGGTATTTATGCTCCCGGAATTAGGGCTCTTGTTCATATGATGAATACTTTAGGAGAAGTATATGTAATAGCTCCAAATCAACATAAATCAGGAATTTCTCATGCTATTACTATGGATACAATTTTATATTGTGAATCAGTTAAAATAGATAATGGAATTCAAAAAGAATGGAAGTGTTCTGGGACTCCTGTAGATTGTGTAAAAATAGCTATTAATAATATTTTACCAAAAAAACCAGATATTTGTGTATCAGGGATAAATCATGGATCTAATTCTTCTATAAATGTTATATATTCTGGAACACTATCCGCTGTAATTGAAGCGGGAATATATGGAATTCCTGCTATAGGTTTTTCTTTATTAGATACTCAATGGAATAAAGATTTTTATTATATCTCTTCTTTAAAAGAAGAGATATGTAAAATAGTCAAAAAAGTTATTAATTATTATGATTCAAATAAAATAATTATTCTTAATGTTAATATCCCAAAATTGGAAAAAAAGAAAAAAATAAAAGGTATTAAAATATGTAAACAGGCTAAATCTAAATGGAAAGGTTTTTTTGAAAGACGGACTAATCCTAGAGGAAAAAATTATTATTGGCTTTCAGGAAATTTTATTGTTGATAATCATCAAATAGATAATACAGACGACGAATGGGCATTGAATAATGGATATATATCTATTGTTCCAATAAAATTTGATTTTACGGATTATTCTTTATTAGAATTATTAAATTCATGGAATTTAATAATTTTATTCATTTACTTCATTCGAAATTTTTAA
- the ruvB gene encoding Holliday junction branch migration DNA helicase RuvB: MTSFSTDKTLNPKKIEDFVGQNDIVEPLKIFIQAAKKRNEALDHILFHGPPGLGKTTLAHIVAKELSVNITVTSGSILDKPGDLAGLLIHLKKNDVIFIDEIHRLSPIVEEYLYSAMENYKIDIIIDSGSNAKSLQIDLTPFTLIGATTRSGLITAPMRSRFGINFRINYYNKEFLKKIINRNAKILKIPITEEASFEIAYRSRGTPRVANSLLRRIRDFAQIKGNGIIDIEICNTSLKAMNVDKNGLNEMDNRILSFIIDHFKGGPVGINTISAAISENSDTIEEVHEPFLIQEGYLIRTSRGRKVTKLAYKHLKKYQ, encoded by the coding sequence TTGACTTCTTTTTCAACAGATAAAACATTAAATCCAAAGAAAATAGAAGATTTCGTTGGACAAAATGATATTGTAGAACCTTTAAAAATTTTTATTCAGGCTGCAAAAAAAAGAAATGAAGCTTTAGATCATATATTGTTTCATGGTCCTCCTGGATTAGGAAAAACTACTTTAGCTCATATAGTAGCTAAGGAACTATCAGTTAATATAACTGTTACTTCAGGATCCATTTTAGATAAACCAGGTGATCTTGCTGGATTACTTATTCATCTTAAAAAAAATGATGTAATTTTTATTGACGAAATTCATAGATTATCTCCAATTGTAGAAGAGTATTTATATTCTGCAATGGAGAATTATAAAATAGATATTATTATAGATTCTGGATCCAATGCTAAATCATTACAAATTGATTTAACTCCTTTTACTTTAATAGGAGCTACTACAAGATCTGGTTTAATTACTGCTCCAATGAGATCTAGATTTGGAATTAATTTTCGTATTAATTATTATAATAAAGAATTTTTAAAAAAAATTATAAATAGAAATGCTAAAATATTAAAAATACCTATAACAGAAGAAGCTTCATTTGAAATTGCATATAGGAGTAGAGGGACTCCTAGAGTAGCAAATTCACTTCTTCGTAGAATTCGTGATTTTGCTCAAATAAAAGGAAATGGAATTATTGATATTGAAATATGTAATACCAGCTTAAAAGCAATGAATGTAGATAAAAATGGATTAAATGAAATGGATAATAGAATACTTTCATTTATTATTGATCATTTTAAAGGAGGTCCAGTAGGTATAAATACTATATCAGCAGCTATAAGTGAAAATTCAGATACTATTGAAGAGGTACATGAACCATTTTTAATACAAGAAGGATATTTAATAAGAACCTCTAGAGGAAGAAAGGTAACAAAATTAGCATACAAACATCTAAAAAAATATCAATAA
- a CDS encoding adenylosuccinate synthase, translated as MPSNTNVIVGLQWGDEGKGKITDLLSRNSDYVIRYQGGNNSGHSIHIKNRYFILHLIPSGVIYSNVKCIIGPGVVIDPKSLIHEIQNLKLMGIDPSNVFLSKRAHVIMPYHRLLDKYKEEYLGKNFIGTTRCGIGPAYEDKIGRMGIRIIDFLDPKIFSKKLKNNIIIKNKIFQKIYNKPIISYESIYNEYIEYAKILNHRVIDAVYEIQKALKNKKKILFEGAQATLLDIDYGTYPYVTTSSSTTGGVCIGSGIPPSFLKNFIGVTKSYCTRVGNGPFPTEIIDNELIRDKIRNKGNEYGSTTKRPRRCGWLDLVALKYSCEINGINYLIITKLDVLSEFDYIKVCIQYNINGNQINYFPSNLENKKINCIWKKLNGWKEKISHIREYEKLPNNCKNYINFIECYLKLKIVLLSIGSERNQNIIKDNYLFHKIFSM; from the coding sequence ATGCCTTCAAATACAAATGTTATCGTAGGACTCCAATGGGGGGATGAAGGAAAGGGAAAAATTACAGATTTATTATCTAGAAATTCTGATTATGTAATTCGTTATCAAGGAGGAAATAATTCAGGTCATTCTATTCATATTAAAAATCGTTATTTTATTCTTCATCTAATTCCTTCTGGAGTTATTTATTCTAATGTAAAATGTATTATTGGTCCTGGAGTAGTAATAGATCCAAAATCTTTAATTCATGAGATACAAAATTTAAAATTAATGGGAATTGATCCATCTAATGTTTTTCTTTCGAAAAGAGCACATGTAATTATGCCATATCATCGTCTTTTAGATAAATATAAAGAAGAGTATTTGGGAAAAAATTTTATTGGAACTACTCGTTGTGGAATTGGGCCAGCTTATGAAGATAAAATTGGACGAATGGGGATTCGTATTATAGATTTTTTAGATCCAAAAATATTTTCTAAAAAATTAAAAAATAACATAATCATTAAAAATAAAATTTTTCAAAAAATTTATAATAAACCAATAATTTCCTATGAATCTATATATAATGAATATATAGAATATGCCAAAATACTTAATCATAGAGTAATAGATGCAGTATATGAAATACAAAAAGCATTAAAAAATAAAAAAAAAATTCTTTTTGAAGGTGCTCAAGCAACGTTATTAGATATTGATTACGGAACATATCCATATGTTACTACATCATCTTCTACTACTGGTGGAGTCTGTATAGGATCAGGAATTCCTCCCAGTTTTTTGAAAAATTTCATTGGAGTTACAAAATCATATTGTACAAGAGTTGGAAATGGACCATTTCCGACAGAAATAATTGATAACGAATTAATTAGAGATAAAATTCGTAATAAAGGAAATGAATATGGATCAACGACCAAACGACCAAGACGATGTGGATGGTTAGATTTAGTAGCTTTAAAATATTCTTGTGAAATAAATGGAATAAATTATTTGATTATTACAAAATTAGATGTTTTAAGTGAATTTGATTATATTAAAGTATGTATTCAATATAATATTAATGGAAATCAGATCAATTATTTTCCATCAAATTTAGAAAATAAAAAAATAAATTGTATATGGAAAAAATTAAATGGTTGGAAAGAAAAAATCTCTCATATTAGAGAATATGAAAAATTACCGAATAATTGTAAAAATTATATTAATTTTATTGAATGTTATCTAAAATTGAAAATTGTATTGTTATCTATTGGATCAGAAAGAAACCAAAATATAATTAAAGATAATTATTTATTTCATAAAATTTTTTCCATGTGA
- the purB gene encoding adenylosuccinate lyase, producing the protein MKEYKNPLVERYSSKEMLYNFSPEKKIFTWRKLWFSLAKIEKELGLDISNEQINDLKNNLFDIDWNRVAFFEKKFRHDVMAHLYAFGEKATLAKSILHLGVTSAFLGDNTDIILIRDGIKILLKKIINVIFRLRNFSIEYHNTPTLAFTHYQPAQLTTVGKRSSLWIQSLLLDFYELEFRLKTIPFRGVKGTVGTGASFKELFNGDLEKLKLLENKLSNDFGFKNISFITGQTYDRKIDSQILNLLSNISQSSHKFSNDIRLLQNLKEIEEPFEIEQIGSSAMAYKRNPIQSERIASLAKYVISLSNSSAFVAATQWLERTLDDSANRRLVISQSFLSVDAILILWINILEKISVYPKIIEKNIIEELPFLITESIIVECVKKGFDRQEIHERIRNHSMKTRLEMRLKGSKNDFINRILNDKKIPISQEKINKILNPKNFIGFSSEQTLEFIEKMVNPILKKYYNLIDFNQSSFSTKI; encoded by the coding sequence GTGAAAGAATATAAGAATCCTTTAGTAGAAAGATATAGTAGTAAAGAAATGCTTTATAATTTTTCTCCAGAAAAAAAAATATTTACCTGGAGAAAATTATGGTTTTCTTTAGCTAAGATAGAAAAAGAGTTAGGTTTAGATATTAGCAATGAACAAATAAATGATTTAAAAAATAATTTATTTGATATTGATTGGAATAGAGTCGCTTTTTTTGAAAAAAAATTTCGTCATGATGTAATGGCTCATTTATATGCTTTCGGAGAAAAAGCAACACTCGCTAAATCTATTTTACATTTAGGTGTTACTAGCGCATTTTTAGGGGACAATACTGATATAATACTGATAAGAGATGGAATAAAAATTCTATTAAAAAAAATAATAAATGTAATATTTCGTCTTAGGAATTTTTCTATAGAATATCATAATACTCCTACTTTAGCTTTTACTCATTATCAACCCGCTCAATTAACTACTGTAGGAAAACGTTCATCTTTATGGATACAAAGTTTACTTTTAGATTTTTATGAATTAGAATTTAGATTAAAAACTATTCCTTTTAGAGGTGTGAAAGGAACAGTAGGTACCGGTGCTAGTTTTAAAGAATTATTTAATGGAGATTTAGAAAAATTAAAATTACTAGAAAATAAATTATCTAATGATTTTGGATTTAAAAATATATCTTTTATTACTGGCCAAACATATGATAGAAAAATAGATTCTCAAATACTTAATTTATTATCAAATATTTCTCAATCTTCTCATAAATTTAGTAATGATATTCGTTTATTACAAAATTTAAAAGAAATAGAAGAACCATTTGAAATAGAACAAATAGGATCTAGTGCCATGGCTTATAAACGAAATCCAATACAAAGCGAAAGAATTGCTTCATTAGCAAAATATGTAATTTCTTTGTCAAATAGTTCTGCTTTTGTAGCCGCTACTCAATGGTTAGAACGTACTTTAGATGATTCAGCTAATAGAAGATTAGTGATTAGTCAATCATTTTTATCTGTAGATGCTATTTTAATACTGTGGATTAATATTTTAGAAAAAATATCCGTATATCCAAAAATTATTGAAAAAAATATAATAGAAGAACTTCCATTTTTAATTACTGAATCTATTATCGTAGAATGTGTTAAAAAAGGATTTGATAGACAAGAAATTCATGAAAGAATACGAAATCATTCCATGAAAACTAGATTAGAAATGAGATTAAAAGGATCAAAAAATGATTTTATTAATAGAATTTTAAATGATAAAAAAATACCAATTAGTCAAGAAAAAATAAATAAAATTTTAAATCCTAAAAATTTTATCGGTTTTTCTTCAGAACAAACATTAGAATTTATTGAAAAAATGGTAAATCCTATATTAAAAAAATATTATAATCTTATTGATTTTAATCAATCATCTTTTTCAACAAAAATTTAA